The sequence ACCAGCGCCGCGCCGAACACCGGGCCCACCAGGGTTCCGATCCCGCCGAGCAACGTCATCAGCACGACCTCTCCAGACATCTGCCAACTGACGTCGGTCAGGGTGGCGAACTGAAATACCAGGGCTTTCAGCCCCCCCGCCAGCCCCGCGAGGGTCGCCGACATGACGAAGGCGCCGAGCTTGTAGCGCGACACCGTATAGCCCAGCGAAATGGCGCGGTTCTCGTTCTCGCGGATCGACTTGAGGATCATGCCGTAGGGCGAGTTGATGATCCGCCAGATCGCCAGCATGCCGAGCAGGAACACGGTCAGCACGAAGAAATACATGTTCAGCGGCTCTGACAGGTCGATCAGGCCGAACAGGTGACCGCGCGGAATACCCTGGATGCCGTCCTCGCCATGCGTGAACGGAGCCTGAAGGCAGAAAAAGAAGAACATCTGCGACAGCGCCAACGTGATCATCGTCGAGTAGATGCCCTGCCTGCGTATCGCCAGGAAACCGATCACCAGGCCCAGGAACGCGGCCCCGACCACGCCCACCAGAATGCCCAGTTCTGGCGTCAGGCCCCATTCCTTGACAGCGTGCGCGGTGAAATAGGCGGCGCCGCCGAAGAATGCCGCGTGCCCGAACGAGAGGATGCCGGTGTAACCCAGCAGCAGGTTGAAGGCGCAGGCGAACAGGGCGAAGCACATGATCTTCATCAGGAACACGGGATAGAAATACAGCGGCGCCAGGACCAGCCCGATGATTCCCAGCGCGATCAGGACGGTCTCCGGGTTCCAGTGCTTTCGCTTTGCGGCGCGAATTGCGGTCGTTTGCTGCATGTCAGCCATCCCTTCCCATCAAGCCCGCGGGCCGCACGAGCAGCACGATTGCCATGACCACGAAGATCACGATATTGGACGCCTCGGGGTAGAACACCTTGGTCAGTCCTTCGAGAATGCCGAGCATGTAGCCGGTGACGATGGCACCCAGGATCGAGCCCATGCCACCGACCACCACCACGGCGAACACCACGATGATGAGGTTCGAGCCCATCAGCGGGCTGACCTGGTAGATCGGTGCCGCGAGAATCCCTGCCAGTCCGGCCAGGCCCGCGCCCAGCCCGTAGGTGAAGGTCAGCAGCAGCGGCACATTGATGCCGAAGGTGCGAACCAGCGTTGGGTTTTCGGTAGCGGCTCGCAGGTAGGAACCGAGTTTGGTCTTTTCGATCAGCAGCCAGGTGCCCAGGCAAATCAACAGCGACGCCAGCACGACCCAGGCACGGTACTTGGGCAGGAACATGAACCCGAGGTTGTAGCCGCCCGACAGCAGACTCGGCACCGCATAGGGCTGCCCGGACGAGCCGTAGTAGTAACGAAAGGCGCCTTCCAGCGCGAGGGCCAGGCCAAAGGTAAACAGCAGGCCATAAAGGTGATCGAGGTTGTACAGCCGTGACAGCGCCAGCCGTTCCACGGCCGCACCGGCCAGACCGACGATCAACGGTGCCAGGATCAGCGCCGGCCAGTAGCCGATGCCGAGTACCGCCAGCAGCAGGTAGCCGGCGAACGCGCCCATCATGTACTGCGCGCCGTGGGCGAAGTTGATGACTTTGAGCAGGCCGAAAATGATCGCCAGGCCGAGACTGAGCATGGCATAGAAGGAGCCGTTGATCAGTCCGATCAGCAGCTGCCCGAGGAACGCCTGAATGGGTACGCCGAAGATCTCCGTCATCAGACCCCCAGGGTTTCGTTGAGTATCGTCATGCGGCCCTGAAGCTCGCTGACGTGGAAGTTATCGACGATCCGGCCGTGGTCGACCAGGTAGAAACGGTCGGCGACCTTGCTGGCAAAGCGGAAATTCTGCTCTACCAGCAGGATGGTCATGCCGCGCTGCTTGAGCGTCAGCAGCACGTCACCGATGCGCTGGACGATCACCGGGGCCAGGCCCTCGGTTGGTTCGTCGAGCAACAATAGCTTGGTGCCGGTGCGCAGAATCCTGGCGATCGCCAGCATCTGCTGTTCGCCGCCCGAAAGCTTGGTCCCGGCGCTGTTTCGGCGCTCCTTGAGGTTGGGGAACAGCGTGTAGATTTCCTCGCTGGACATGCCACCCTTGGCGATGATCGGCGGCAGATTGAGGTTTTCATCCACCGTCAGCGTAGCGAAGATCCCGCGTTCTTCTGGCACGAAGCCCATCCCGGTGTGCGCGGCCCGGTGCAGCGGTACGCGCATCATGTCGTGACCATCGAAGCGGATCGTTCCGGTTCGTTTGCGGATGATGCCCATGATCGAGCGCAGCGCCGTGGTCTTGCCTACGCCGTTGCGGCCGAGCAGCGTTACGGTCTCGCCCTGGTGTACGTCCAGGTCGATGCCATGGAGCGCATGGCTTTCGCCGTACCAGGCATTCAGCTCGCGAACGCTCAATAACGGGGTCGCGTCATTCATCTTCCGTCCCCATGTAGGCTTCGCGGACACGTGCGTCCTGGCTCACGCTGCGGTAATCCCCGGAGGTGAGTATTTCTCCGCGCTGCAGCACGGTGACCTGATCGCAGAGGTCGGCGACGACTTTGAGGTTGTGCTCGACCATCAGCACCGCTCGGTCGCGTGCAACCTCACGAATCAGGTCGGACACGATGTGCACGTCCTCGTGGCCCATGCCGGCCATCGGCTCGTCGAGCAGCAATACCTTGGGTTCCAGCGCCAGCGTGGTGGCGATTTCCAGTACCCGTTTGCGACCATAGGAAAGGTCCGCCGCCGGGCTGTTGCATGCGTCCTGCAGGCCAACCGACTCGATCAGCGCCATGGCGCGCTCGTTCAGCCGATTCAGTGAGCGCAGCGGCAGCCAGAACTGGGTCGCCAATCCGCCGGGGCGTTGCAGGGCCACACGGACGTTCTCCAGCACGCTCAGGTGCGGAAACACCGCCGATATCTGAAACGAGCGCACCAGCCCCATGCGCGCCACCTTGGCGGGGTCGGTGCGGGTGATGTCATGGTCGAGTAGCCTGATGGTGCCGCTCGAAGGCTGCAGGAACTTGGTCAACAGGTTGAACACCGTCGTCTTGCCGGCGCCGTTGGGCCCGATCAGTGCGTGGACCCGTGCGTGGTGGACGTCCAGATCGACGTTGTTCACCGCCACGAAGCCACCGAAATCACGCCGCAGTCCGCGTGCCGACAGCACGACGCGCGGTTGTTCGTCGGTGCCCGGGGTCGCCGCGGCTTCCCCGGCTGTGCCGCCGTTGCTGAGCCCCATGCTTATGGCTTGACCAGGTCGCAGCCGCTTTCGGCTGGATCGATATACGCCTCGTCGCCTGGAACCGTGGCGAGGACCTTGTAGTAGTCCCAGGGCTCCTGGCTTTCGTCGGGCTTTTTCACCTCCATCAGATAGACGTCGCTGATCAAGCGACCGTTGGCGCCAACCTTGGCGTTGCGTGCAAACAGGTCCTCCACCGGCATCTCGTGCATGGCCTTGGCGACGGCTTCGGTTTCATCGGTACCGGCCTTGTCGATCGCCTTGAGGTACTGCAGCACACCGGAATAGGTGCCGGCGTGAACCATGTTCGGCATCCGACCGGTGCGTTCGAAGAAACGCTTGCCGAACTCTCGGGACTGATCGTCGCGGTCCCAGTAGAAGCTTTCGGTAAGGGTCAGCCCCTGTGCGGCTTCGAGGCCCAGCCCGTGGACTTCGGAAAGGGTGAACAGCAATGCTGCCAGACGCTGACCGCTGGCGACGATGCCGAACTCCGCGGCCTGCTTGATGGCGTTGGCGGTATCCAGCCCGGCGTTGGCCAGGCCAATGACTTCGGCGCCGGACGACTGTGCCTGCAGCAGGAACGAGGAGTAATCGTTGGTCGCCAGCGGGTGCCGGACAGAGCCCTTGATCTCGCCACCCTTGGCTTTGACGAAGGCACTGGTCTGCTCCTCCAGCGAATACCCGAAGGCGTAGTCGGCGGTGAGGAAGTACCAGCTGTCACCCCCCTGGGATACCAGTGCGCCGCCGGTTCCGACGGCCAGTGCATGAGTGTCGTAGGCCCAATGGAACCCATACGGCGAGCACTGCTTGCCGGTCAGCTCGGCCGTTGCCGCGCCGGTGACCAGGTTGATCTTCTTCTTTTCGCGGGAGATGCCCTGGACGGCGAGGGCCACGGATGACGTGGTCAGTTCCATGATCGAGTCGACCTGTTCGCGGTCGTACCATTGGCGGGCGACGTTGGAGGCGATATCGGGCTTGTTCTGATGGTCGGCGGTCACGATTTCGATCGGAGCGCCCTGTACCGTGCCGCCGAAATCCTCGGCGGCCATCTTCGCTGCTTCGTACGACCATTTTCCGCCGAAGTCCGCGTAGACGCCGGACTGGTCGTTGAGAATGCCGATTTTCACCTTGCCATCGGATATCTCGGCAGCCGACGCGGGAAGCGCGACAGCCGCGCTCACAGTGGCCGTTGCAATTGCCAGAAGCTTCATCATCGCCTATCTCCTTGCAGGGGTTGACCGCTTACAGGACGGCCCTGGCGGGCTGCCACGACTGGACGGTTCGGTGGGTAACTGGCTGCGACACGGCGCGCCTGTCTCGCGGCAGGGTGGTGAAGCACCCTTGGCGTGTCGATCAAAAAAATCAGGGCTGCGGCAGCAATGGCGCTTGCGCCGCAGGTGCGGTCTGGCGCCCTGGCGGGGCGCGGATAGTCGGTGGGTGCTGGGGCTGTCATTCGGCCTGGCATACGACTCTTCTAATTATTGTTAGAACTTAAACGTAGCAGGGCTTTGGCCAGACGCAACTGATCGATTCGCACGAAATCATCCCGCGTTGACCGCTTTTCTGGCGCAGCCTGCGAGCTTGACGCTGCCGTTAAGGTTAACGATGAGTGGGCGATTCCACCGCGTGACGACGCGGCGCTGTCGGCCAGCGATGGGCCGCCCGTGCAAGGCATCCGCTCAAAAAGATGCGGGCGTGGCCGACCGGCGTCCGTTTGCAGGCGCGGGGCAGCCGGCCGATCGGCGCACGACCCGGTGGATGGAATTAAAGTGCCACGTTGGTCGGCTGTGCTTTTGTCGGTCAGCGGCTACCGCTATGCTGACGGCCATTCAAGCAGGAGCGATCGATGAGCAAGGTCAGTGTGCTGGTAGTGGATGACGCCCCCTTCATTCGGGATCTGGTCAAGAAGGGCTTGCGCAGTCATTTTCCCGGCATCCGCATCGAAGACGCGGTGAACGGTCGGAAGGCCCAGCAGATGCTCGATCGTGAATCTTTCGATCTGATCCTGTGCGACTGGGAAATGCCCGAGATGTCCGGGCTCGAACTGCTCACCTGGTGTCGCGCTCATGAAAAGCTCAAGACCACGCCGTTCATCATGGTCACCAGCCGTGGCGACAAGGAAAACGTGGTACAGGCGATCCAGTCCGGCGTGTCGGATTTCATCGGCAAGCCGTTCTCCAACGAACAGCTGACTACCAAGGTGCGCAAGGCACTGAGCCGGGCCGGCAAGCTCGATGCGCTGGCCGCCAGCGCGCCCGTACGGCCGACCAGCACCGGAATGGCCAACGACTCGCTGGCCGCGCTAACGGGGGGTAAGGCCGAGGTCGTCAGGCCGGCTGGCAATCCCGCAGCGCCGGCGGCGTCCGCGGCACCGCTGATCCGCCCCGGCGCGCCCAGACCCTCGGCTTCTACCGCCGGGCGCGGTCAGGGCCAGTTGCGTCTGGCATCGGGCACGCTTGCCTGTGTGATAAAAGCCTTGAGCCTCAAGGAAGCTGCGCTGGTGATCAAGCGGGGTGATGATCTGCCACAGGTTCTTGAAAGCGCCGTGCTCGATCTGGAACAGGGCGAGGGCGGCGAGGTGGCGCGCCTCAATGGCTATCTGCACGCGGTCGCGGCGCTGGAACCGAAGCCTGACAGCGAATGGCTACAACTGACGTTCCGCTTCGTCGACCGTGACCCGCAAAAGCTCGACTATCTGTCGCGGTTGATCGCGCGTGGTACCGCCCAGCGGCATTTCGTGCCGGGCGCCTGAGACGGGCGCGAAAAGGTCATCTGGCGCAAGGAATGCGGCTCCGTTCATCCGAAAGTCGCCTCATCGGAGGAACGATTTCACAGCCCGATGGTCGGCGGCTCGCGCACGCCTCGCTGCGCTGCTAGGCTGCGGTGCTCTGAACACTTGACCACATGAAGTCTGCCGTTATGTTGGGGCGCCTCTTTCTTTGTCTTGGGTTGTTCTGGCTGGCATTGCCCGCCTCGGCCCTGACCATCTACAAGTACACCGACGCCAATGGCGTGGTCACGTACAGCGACCAGGCCGCGCCGGGCGCGCAGGTGTTTGCGTTCAACGACCGCATGGTCGAAAAGCTCGATACCCAGGTGAAGCTGGAGACCCGCAAGCACGCCGCCGGCGAAACCCTGCTGGTGCGCAATGACCTGTTTGCACCGGTGGACATCGAGCTTCAACTGAACGGTGTCGAGAATGTGACCGGCGCGCCGGACAAGCCAATCCGCTGGGTCTTGCCGCCGCGCAGCCAGATCAGGCTGGCGACGCTGGCCCCGCTCGATCCCGACAAACCGATGAAATACACGCCCAGGCTGCGCCATGCCCTGGGCGATCCGCGCCTGATACCCAAGCCCTACCGCTACCCGCTGCCTTGGCAGGGCGGGCCGTTTCGCCTGACCCAGGGCGCCAACGGCAAGTACAGCCATTTCACCCCCAAGGGCCGCTATGCCGCCGATATCGCCATGCCTGAAGGCACGCCGATCGTCGCGGCGCGCGGCGGCGTTGTGGTGCGGGTGGAAAACAGCCAGACCGGGCGCGGCAACAACCCCTCCGGCAACTACGTGCGAATCATCCATGACGACGGCACGATGGGGGTTTATCTGCACCTGATGAAGGGGTCGGTCAGCGTCCGGGAAGGTCAGCGAGTCGGCACCGGCATGGTCATCGCGCGATCGGGCAATACCGGAAACAGCACCGGCCCGCATCTGCACTTCGTCGTGCAGCGCAATGTCGGGCTGGCGGTCGAGTCGATTCCGTTCGACTTTTCCCAGCCGGTCAACAGCCTGCCGAATTTCGCCGTGGGTGGCGACTGAGCGCAGCCAGGCTGCGTAGGCGTTAGGCTGAAAACAGCTGGGCGCCCGTTTGCAGCGGCTTATCCGGGCTGCAGGTCAGTCCTGCTTGAGCACCTTGGCCAGCACGATCTTCGGGCCGCGCATCTTCTTGATGACGATCTGCAGGCCCTCGATGTACAGCACCTCGTTTTCTTCCGGTACCCGCTTCAGGGTCTCGTAGATCAGGCCGGCCAGGGTGTCCGCCTCGATGTGATCGAGGTCGACGTCCAGCAGCCGTTCGACCTTGAACAGCGGCGTGTCGCCGCGTACCAGCAGCTTGCCCGGCTGATAGGCGAGGATGCCGCGTTCGGTCTTGCGGTGTTCGTCCTGGATGTCGCCGACCAGCACCTCGAGCACGTCCTCCATGGTCAGGAAGCCCACCACCTTGTGGTCGCCTTCTTCCACCAGCACGAAATGCGCGCCGCCCTGGCGGAACTGGTCCAGCAGCGCGTTGAGTGGCAGGTGGCGGGAGACCCGCTCCAGCGGCCGCAACAATGCGCCGAGGTCGAAGTGCTGCGCCAGCGCATCGTCGCTGGCCAGCGCCAACAGCAGGTCCTTGATGTGCAGCAGACCGATGTATTCGCCCTGTTCGGCATCGAACACCGGGTAACGGCTGTATTTGTGGCGTCGAATCAGCTCGAGGATATCGCCCAGCGAGGCGCTGTGCTCCAGTTGCAGCAGGTCTTCGCGCGAGTTGGCCCAGTCGGCCACTTCCAGTTCGCTCATTTCGACCGCCGAGGCGAGCACCTTGATGTCCTGGTTGGCCGGGTCGAGCGCGCGGTTGGAGTGCAGGATCAGCTTCAACTCCTCGCGACTGTAATGATGTTCGTGATGCCCGCCGGGCTCGCCCTGCCCGGCGACCCGCAGGATTGCGTTGGCGCTGGCGTTGAGCAGGTAGATCGCCGGGTACATGGCCCAGTAGAACAGGTACAGCGGCGCCGCCGTCCACAGCGACAACAGCTCGGGCTTGCGGATCGCCCAGGACTTGGGCGCGAGCTCGCCGACCACGATGTGCAGGTAGGAAATGATGAAAAACGCCGTAAAGAAGGCGATGCCGTGCACCACTGCTGGCGATTGCACGCCGACCGCAGCCAATACCGGTTCGAGCAGGTGGGCGAAGGCAGGCTCGCCGACCCAGCCGAGACCGAGCGAGGCCAGGGTGATGCCCAACTGACACGCGGACAGGTACGCATCCAGCTGGGAGTGCACCTTGCGCAGGATATGCCCGCGCCATCCATGCTGCTTGGCAATGGCTTCGACCTTGGTGGCGCGCAGCTTGACCATGGCGAATTCCGCCGCAACGAAAAAACCGTTGAGCAGAACCAGGAACAGGGCAAAGAGGATCAGGCCGAAATCAGCGAAGTAGGAGGGCGCGGTGTAACTAGGGGAAGGGTCCATTAAAATGTCGGGTAGTCGAAGACGGCACCAAGCATGGGGCCGGCTCTCGGTTATTTCAAGGCGCGGGCGGTGACGATGGTCGGCAAGTGCTGGGCGCTCAGCGAACGATGGCCTGGGACAGCGGGAAATGGCAGGTGAAGGTACTGCCTTTGCTCGGCGTGCTGTTCACGTCCAGGCGGCCCTGGTGGCGCAGCAGTACATGCTTGACGATGGCCAGGCCCAGCCCGGTCCCGCCGGTGTTGCTGGCGCGGCTCGAGTCGACGCGGTAGAACCGTTCGGTCAGGCGCGGCAGGTGTTTGGACTCGATGCCGATCCCTGAATCCTGCACGGCCAGATGCGCGCCATGCTCGTTGTGCCACCAGCGAATTCGTATCTCGCCGCCGTCCGGGGTGTATTTCACGGCATTGAAGACGAGATTGGAGAACGCGCTGCGCAACTCGGCCTCGCTGCCTTTGAGCACAAGCGTGGGGTCCGCCTCGAGGTTGATGACATGGTTACGATCGGCGGACAGCGCGAGGGCGTCGCCTCTGATGGACTGCAGCAGGGCGGCGACGGCCACCGGCTGGGTCTTGGTCGGCGGGCTGGTCGCCTCCAGCTTGGCGAGCAGCAGCAGGTCGTTGAGCAGGTGCTGCATGCGTCCGGCCTGCTGGTTCATCTGATTCAGCGCCCGCGTCCAGCGCGGCGGCATCTCCTCAATGTGCTCGAGCATGGTTTCCAGGTAGCCGGAGATGACCGTCAGCGGCGTGCGCAGCTCATGGGACACGTTGGCGACGAAGTCTTTGCGCATTTGCTCCAGCTGCTGCAGGCGGGTGATGTCGCGCACCACCATCAGGTGCTCGCTGTTGCCATAGCGGGTGATGGTGATCTGCAGCCAGAGGCGGTCGTTGACCGGCGATGACAGCTCCAGCGGCTCTTCGTGGCGGCCGCTGTCGAAATACTCCTTGAAACTCGGGTGGCGCACCAGATTGCCGACCGGGTGCCCGGTGTCCTGTGGTTTCTTCAGGCCCAGCAGGCGCTCCGCGGCGGGGTTCCACCATTCCAGGTTGCCGTCGCTGTCGAGCATGACCACGGCGTCCTTCAGCGCTGCGGTTGAACCCTGGACGCGGTCGATCACCGACTGCAACTGGCCGCGCAGGCGCAGGTCGCGGCGCTGCATCTGATACAGATTGTCGAAGATGTCGCCCCACAGGCCATGGGCGTCCGGCGGCGGCTCGTCCGGCTGGCTGCGTCTGAGCCATTCCTGCAGGCGTCGCATCTGATGGAGCGTCCAGCCGAGATAGCCGATCAGGCCCGCGACCAGCGCCCAGGCATACTCACCCGTGATCAATCCGACCAGCAGGCAGCCGGCCAACAGCAGAAGCAGCTGACGCACCAGCGCGCCTTGCCAGTCTTGGTTCACCGCTAACGCTCCTTGAGGCAGCTTGGGGCTGGCCGGAAATCATGTTTGCCAATACCGGCGCAGGCAGCTGGCCTGCGTGAACGGATACCCGATCGTGCCACTGCACGCCGCGCGTATGGGTGGCGTTCAGCTCTTGGTGGAAAAACGATAGCCGGTACCGCGCACGGTCTGCACCAGGTTTTCGTAGGTCTCGCCCAGTGCCTTGCGCAGCCGGCGGATATGCACATCCACGGTGCGTTCCTCGACGTACACATTGCCGCCCCACACTTGGTCGAGCAATTGACCGCGGGTATAGGCGCGTTCCTGATGGGTCATGAAGAACTGCAGCAACCGATACTCGGTCGGGCCCATATCCGCAGGGGTGCCATCGATGGTGACCCGATGGCTGATGGGATCGAGCAGCAGGCCACCGATTTCGATGGGCGTCTCGTTGTCGCTGGGCGCCGCGCGGCGTAATACCGCTTTCAGGCGCGCCACCAGCTCACGGGGCGAGAACGGCTTGGTGATGTAATCGTCCGCACCGACCTCCAGGCCCTGGATCTTGTTGTCCTCGGCATCCTTGGCGGTGAGCATGATGATGGGCGTATTGGCGGTCATTTCGTCACGCTTGAGGCGGCGGGCCAGCTCGATGCCGGACGTGCCGGGCAACATCCAGTCCAGCAGAATCAGGTCAGGTTGACGATCGATGATCAGCGCGTGGGCCTGCTGCGTATTGTCCGCCTCGAGGCATTCGTAGCCGGCCATTTCAAGCGCCACCACGATCATCTCGCGGATCGGTGCTTCGTCATCGACGATCAGTATGCATTTGCCGTTCATGTCCGCTCTCGGTCCGTTTCTTGTCGCTCGGCATTAGATAACGGAAATGTTGCAGGGATGTGACAGATCATGGCCTGTGGCTGTGGGCGAGCCGGGCGGCTGCGCCGTACGCCATGGGAGCATCGCGCGGTCATCCAACCCTGTTCGCGTAATCGAGGATGATCCCGGCGAGGATTGCCAGGCCCGCCCAGTGATTATGCAGGAACGCCTTGAAACAGGCCTGCGGCTTGCGCGAGCGGGTTTTCCAGAATTCCCAGGCGAAGCAGGCAGCCGCGATAGTCAGGCCCAGGTGGAACCACTGGCCAAGCTCGAAGCGCACGCCGGCCAGAATCAGGCAGAACAACGCCAGCCCTTGCAGGATGAGAACGATGATCCGGTCAGCTTCGCCAAACAGGATCGCGGTGGATTTGATCCCGATCTTGAGATCATCTTCGCGATCGGCCATGGCGTAGTAGGTGTCGTAGCCCACGGTCCAGATCAGGTTGGCGATGAACAGCAGCCAGGCTTCGGGTGGCAGCACGCCGCGCTCGGCGGTGAATGCCATGGGGATGCCCCAGGAAAAAGCCGCGCCGAGCACCACCTGTGGATAGTAGGTGTAGCGCTTCATGAAGGGGTAAAGCGCTGCCACGCCCAGTGCCCCGAAAGACAGCCAGATAGTCGCCGCGTTGGTCAACAGGACCAGGCCGAAGCTCAGCCCCACGAGCACCGCGAAGAGAACCCAGGCTTCCCTCGGCGTGATCCTGCCGGTGGCCAGCGGACGGCCCTTGGTACGGCTGACATGACCGTCGAAGTTGCGGTCGGCGAAATCGTTGATGACACAACCTGCGGCGCGCATCAGGATCACGCCGAGCACGAAGATGATGACGTTCTTCACGCTGGGCGAGCCTTCGCCGGCGATCCATAGCGCCCAAAGCGTTGGCCACAGCAGCAGATAGGTGCCGATGGGCCGCTCCAGGCGCATCAGCTGTATGAAGTCCCAGGCGCGCGGGTGCAGGCGATTGCTCGATTGCAGCAGCTTTTGGTACATCGACGGGGTCTCCAATCAGTTACGGAATGTCGGCGCGGCCCGACCGGCAGTCTGGCCGGCCTTCAACAATCGATCCGTGCCGCGTGCCACAGCGCGGGCAGAAACACTTCGGCCACCAGTACGCGCAAGTCGCCCTGGATAAAACAGGAGCGTCTCGCCCACAGCTGTTCCTGGCGAACCGCTTCGGGTAGCCAGGCGGCGGGATAACGGCAGGCTTGCAACGGGCCGCGAGTGAAGGCGCGATCGCTGAACAGCAGCTCGCCGAGCGAGCGACTGCCAAGGCCTTGCAGGTCTAGGCCCGACTGCTCCAGCGCGGTGCGGGCCGCAACGCTACGGGCGAAGACCCAGGGCTGCAGGCGCCCCCGCAGGTACACCTCGCGGACCCACCCCTGGCTGCCGTTGGACACCCCCAGGGCTCCGCATTCGTCGTCGCGCAGGGTCTGCCAGCCTTCCTCGAGTGGCACCACGCTGAAGGCGCCATCGGCCAGCGCGGTCAGGCGCCGCGTC is a genomic window of Stutzerimonas stutzeri containing:
- a CDS encoding ABC transporter ATP-binding protein, with the translated sequence MNDATPLLSVRELNAWYGESHALHGIDLDVHQGETVTLLGRNGVGKTTALRSIMGIIRKRTGTIRFDGHDMMRVPLHRAAHTGMGFVPEERGIFATLTVDENLNLPPIIAKGGMSSEEIYTLFPNLKERRNSAGTKLSGGEQQMLAIARILRTGTKLLLLDEPTEGLAPVIVQRIGDVLLTLKQRGMTILLVEQNFRFASKVADRFYLVDHGRIVDNFHVSELQGRMTILNETLGV
- a CDS encoding branched-chain amino acid ABC transporter permease encodes the protein MQQTTAIRAAKRKHWNPETVLIALGIIGLVLAPLYFYPVFLMKIMCFALFACAFNLLLGYTGILSFGHAAFFGGAAYFTAHAVKEWGLTPELGILVGVVGAAFLGLVIGFLAIRRQGIYSTMITLALSQMFFFFCLQAPFTHGEDGIQGIPRGHLFGLIDLSEPLNMYFFVLTVFLLGMLAIWRIINSPYGMILKSIRENENRAISLGYTVSRYKLGAFVMSATLAGLAGGLKALVFQFATLTDVSWQMSGEVVLMTLLGGIGTLVGPVFGAALVTTLGNYFATSELPVTLVTGIIFMVCVLIFRRGIIGELYASRLGRRIERAREE
- a CDS encoding hemolysin family protein; its protein translation is MDPSPSYTAPSYFADFGLILFALFLVLLNGFFVAAEFAMVKLRATKVEAIAKQHGWRGHILRKVHSQLDAYLSACQLGITLASLGLGWVGEPAFAHLLEPVLAAVGVQSPAVVHGIAFFTAFFIISYLHIVVGELAPKSWAIRKPELLSLWTAAPLYLFYWAMYPAIYLLNASANAILRVAGQGEPGGHHEHHYSREELKLILHSNRALDPANQDIKVLASAVEMSELEVADWANSREDLLQLEHSASLGDILELIRRHKYSRYPVFDAEQGEYIGLLHIKDLLLALASDDALAQHFDLGALLRPLERVSRHLPLNALLDQFRQGGAHFVLVEEGDHKVVGFLTMEDVLEVLVGDIQDEHRKTERGILAYQPGKLLVRGDTPLFKVERLLDVDLDHIEADTLAGLIYETLKRVPEENEVLYIEGLQIVIKKMRGPKIVLAKVLKQD
- a CDS encoding ABC transporter ATP-binding protein; this encodes MGLSNGGTAGEAAATPGTDEQPRVVLSARGLRRDFGGFVAVNNVDLDVHHARVHALIGPNGAGKTTVFNLLTKFLQPSSGTIRLLDHDITRTDPAKVARMGLVRSFQISAVFPHLSVLENVRVALQRPGGLATQFWLPLRSLNRLNERAMALIESVGLQDACNSPAADLSYGRKRVLEIATTLALEPKVLLLDEPMAGMGHEDVHIVSDLIREVARDRAVLMVEHNLKVVADLCDQVTVLQRGEILTSGDYRSVSQDARVREAYMGTEDE
- a CDS encoding peptidoglycan DD-metalloendopeptidase family protein; translation: MLGRLFLCLGLFWLALPASALTIYKYTDANGVVTYSDQAAPGAQVFAFNDRMVEKLDTQVKLETRKHAAGETLLVRNDLFAPVDIELQLNGVENVTGAPDKPIRWVLPPRSQIRLATLAPLDPDKPMKYTPRLRHALGDPRLIPKPYRYPLPWQGGPFRLTQGANGKYSHFTPKGRYAADIAMPEGTPIVAARGGVVVRVENSQTGRGNNPSGNYVRIIHDDGTMGVYLHLMKGSVSVREGQRVGTGMVIARSGNTGNSTGPHLHFVVQRNVGLAVESIPFDFSQPVNSLPNFAVGGD
- a CDS encoding response regulator, with protein sequence MSKVSVLVVDDAPFIRDLVKKGLRSHFPGIRIEDAVNGRKAQQMLDRESFDLILCDWEMPEMSGLELLTWCRAHEKLKTTPFIMVTSRGDKENVVQAIQSGVSDFIGKPFSNEQLTTKVRKALSRAGKLDALAASAPVRPTSTGMANDSLAALTGGKAEVVRPAGNPAAPAASAAPLIRPGAPRPSASTAGRGQGQLRLASGTLACVIKALSLKEAALVIKRGDDLPQVLESAVLDLEQGEGGEVARLNGYLHAVAALEPKPDSEWLQLTFRFVDRDPQKLDYLSRLIARGTAQRHFVPGA
- the phoR gene encoding phosphate regulon sensor histidine kinase PhoR, with amino-acid sequence MNQDWQGALVRQLLLLLAGCLLVGLITGEYAWALVAGLIGYLGWTLHQMRRLQEWLRRSQPDEPPPDAHGLWGDIFDNLYQMQRRDLRLRGQLQSVIDRVQGSTAALKDAVVMLDSDGNLEWWNPAAERLLGLKKPQDTGHPVGNLVRHPSFKEYFDSGRHEEPLELSSPVNDRLWLQITITRYGNSEHLMVVRDITRLQQLEQMRKDFVANVSHELRTPLTVISGYLETMLEHIEEMPPRWTRALNQMNQQAGRMQHLLNDLLLLAKLEATSPPTKTQPVAVAALLQSIRGDALALSADRNHVINLEADPTLVLKGSEAELRSAFSNLVFNAVKYTPDGGEIRIRWWHNEHGAHLAVQDSGIGIESKHLPRLTERFYRVDSSRASNTGGTGLGLAIVKHVLLRHQGRLDVNSTPSKGSTFTCHFPLSQAIVR
- a CDS encoding branched-chain amino acid ABC transporter permease, whose amino-acid sequence is MTEIFGVPIQAFLGQLLIGLINGSFYAMLSLGLAIIFGLLKVINFAHGAQYMMGAFAGYLLLAVLGIGYWPALILAPLIVGLAGAAVERLALSRLYNLDHLYGLLFTFGLALALEGAFRYYYGSSGQPYAVPSLLSGGYNLGFMFLPKYRAWVVLASLLICLGTWLLIEKTKLGSYLRAATENPTLVRTFGINVPLLLTFTYGLGAGLAGLAGILAAPIYQVSPLMGSNLIIVVFAVVVVGGMGSILGAIVTGYMLGILEGLTKVFYPEASNIVIFVVMAIVLLVRPAGLMGRDG
- a CDS encoding ABC transporter substrate-binding protein produces the protein MKLLAIATATVSAAVALPASAAEISDGKVKIGILNDQSGVYADFGGKWSYEAAKMAAEDFGGTVQGAPIEIVTADHQNKPDIASNVARQWYDREQVDSIMELTTSSVALAVQGISREKKKINLVTGAATAELTGKQCSPYGFHWAYDTHALAVGTGGALVSQGGDSWYFLTADYAFGYSLEEQTSAFVKAKGGEIKGSVRHPLATNDYSSFLLQAQSSGAEVIGLANAGLDTANAIKQAAEFGIVASGQRLAALLFTLSEVHGLGLEAAQGLTLTESFYWDRDDQSREFGKRFFERTGRMPNMVHAGTYSGVLQYLKAIDKAGTDETEAVAKAMHEMPVEDLFARNAKVGANGRLISDVYLMEVKKPDESQEPWDYYKVLATVPGDEAYIDPAESGCDLVKP